The following proteins are co-located in the Arctopsyche grandis isolate Sample6627 chromosome 3, ASM5162203v2, whole genome shotgun sequence genome:
- the LOC143909091 gene encoding frizzled-4-like: MVEAVAREQVRKFRTVVRVGLHHKIIKISIKKVNHKHSTIGPKVLSFDYHLPFLTVMNRIWPSSICCVDFLNLVMACLRTIGLVLVMAVVAVFGEDVSEGWDQSPKYNCQKITIPMCQGLGYNLTVMPNFMENTDQKQAEEQLLKYMPLVQPQQCSENIRYFLCSVFAPLCSEHVRGAIASCRSLCLTVRNDCLPRMAGLDLESSLFNCSRFPDSENQICMQNPNNTDTTAKQKPIDDDETWWPLRNSNGKHSDSQCPPNFVKARDSTTLHCIPKCGKDAFYRIEDKRFAASWFTGWAWLCFLSTLFTLLTFCVDSSRFRYPERPVIFLAMCNNVIAMAYIVRGSNGSKSLSCAEPSGGGDSYLAVDGLESASCTFLFLVLYYFSMSSSVWFVNLTISWYLSAAKKWSTEALENISSYFHVAAWTIPAVFAVAALVLHKVSADELTGICQVSDAAVIPFTVIPHTVLLFLGCLLACLGGAALIRVRRAVKLVGRSTSKLERLMSRLVAFGLLFIVPALGSLSCVLYESFNKPRWQSLSLSAAFECQYQSGCSQLPSTGVGVEIALLRLFLSLAVGITTGMWVWSGKTCRVWGSLFTKAPNKPKIGYRQAPTMLMIPNRTLIGRIIDNLSLSFCNIV, translated from the exons ATGGTGGAAGCCGTAGCACGTGAACAGGTCAGAAAGTTTAGAACTGTAGTGCGCGTTGGAC tgcatcataaaataatcaaaatatcgataaaaaaaGTTAATCATAAACATTCGACTATTGGCCCGAAAGTGTTGTCTTTCGACTATCATCTTCCGTTTCTGACAGTTATGAATAGGATTTGGCC GTCTTCAATATGTTGTGTTGATTTTTTGAATCTCGTCATGGCTTGTCTTCGAACGATCGGCTTGGTGCTGGTGATGGCTGTCGTGGCCGTCTTCGGCGAGGATGTTTCCGAAGGTTGGGATCAGTCGCCCAAGTATAACTGTCAGAAAATCACCATACCGATGTGCCAAGGTCTTGGATATAATCTCACAGTCATGCCCAACTTCATGGAAAACACAGATCAGAAGCAGGCTGAAGAACAG ttGCTAAAGTACATGCCTCTGGTGCAGCCTCAACAATGCTCGGAAAACATCCGCTACTTCTTGTGTTCCGTCTTTGCACCACTTTGTTCAGAGCACGTCCGTGGAGCTATAGCCTCCTGCAGATCGCTGTGCCTTACAGTTCGCAACGACTGTCTTCCCAGAATGGCCGGTCTGGACTTGGAATCTTCGCTTTTCAACTGCTCGCGTTTTCCAGACTCCGAAAATCAAATATGCATGCAGAACCCCAACAACACTGACACAACAGCCAAGCAGAAACCCATCGACGACGATGAAACCTGGTGGCCACTGAGGAATTCCAACGGAAAGCACTCAGACTCTCAGTGTCCTCCGAATTTCGTCAAAGCAAGAGACTCTACTACTCTTCACTGCATACCCAAATGTGGCAAAGACGCATTTTACAGAATTGAAGATAAACGCTTTGCGGCATCCTGGTTCACTGGGTGGGCTTGGCTTTGTTTCTTGTCCACTTTGTTCACTTTGCTGACATTCTGTGTGGATTCGTCCCGTTTCCGATATCCCGAAAGGCCAGTTATATTCCTGGCAATGTGCAACAATGTCATAGCGATGGCTTACATCGTCAGGGGATCAAATGGTTCCAAGTCTTTAAGCTGCGCTGAACCTTCAGGTGGTGGAGACAGTTATTTAGCAGTAGACGGTTTGGAAAGTGCCTCTTGTACTTTCCTATTCCTCGTTTTGTATTACTTCAGCATGTCTTCCAGTGTGTGGTTCGTCAATTTGACGATTTCTTGGTATCTCAGCGCAGCCAAGAAGTGGTCCACGGAAGCATTGGAGAATATATCATCTTATTTTCACGTAGCAGCTTGGACAATACCAGCAGTGTTTGCCGTTGCTGCTTTAGTGCTTCATAAAGTATCAGCAGACGAATTGACAGGGATTTGTCAAGTATCTGATGCTGCAGTCATCCCATTTACTGTCATACCCCACACAGTCCTTCTATTTTTGGGTTGTCTCTTGGCTTGTCTGGGTGGTGCAGCTTTAATACGAGTGAGGAGGGCTGTGAAGTTGGTCGGCAGATCGACATCAAAGTTGGAAAGACTGATGTCCAGATTAGTAGCGTTCGGTTTGCTATTTATCGTGCCGGCATTGGGTAGTTTAAGTTGTGTTTTATACGAGTCATTCAATAAACCTAGATGGCAGTCGCTCTCATTATCGGCCGCATTCGAATGCCAGTATCAATCTGGATGTTCTCAATTACCTTCGACTGGAGTTGGAGTCGAGATCGCCTTGTTGAGGTTGTTCTTATCTCTAGCTGTCGGAATAACTACGGGAATGTGGGTCTGGTCTGGTAAAACTTGCAGAGTGTGGGGTTCCTTGTTCACTAAAGCGCCCAATAAACCAAAAATTGGCTATCGGCAAGCCCCAACCATGCTGATGATACCCAATAGAACATTAATCGGAAGAA taattgacaatttaTCTTTAAGCTTTTGTAAtattgtgtaa